A window of Malania oleifera isolate guangnan ecotype guangnan chromosome 5, ASM2987363v1, whole genome shotgun sequence contains these coding sequences:
- the LOC131156249 gene encoding MATH domain and coiled-coil domain-containing protein At3g58360-like, producing MKNLPFPPGDLEGRDAPPCHYTFKIQSFSMLSAASVEKVCSEKFEAGDYKWKLIIYPKGDKSRDGQGHVSIYLALVDTNTLPAGWEVNVIFKLFVFNDDVDQYFYNKDESATRFHAMKTERGFPRFIELPNFTNSSNGFLVNDTCVFGAEVFVLKQTHKGECLSMIKKPASFNYTWKIENFTGLMCDRHESESFIVGDYKWKIMLYPNGNGEGKGNSISLFLCLEDTITPADTKLFVKFILRLLNQTGKEDYKFETDNLFSSSCLVWGSQKFISLAKLKDPKNCFLLWNSCIIVAELKLLGSLSAVS from the exons ATGAAGAACTTACCCTTTCCCCCCGGGGACTTGGAAg GGAGAGATGCTCCACCTTGTCACTACACCTTCAAAATCCAATCCTTCTCAATGCTTTCAGCAGCTTCAGTAGAAAAGGTCTGTTCAGAAAAGTTTGAAGCAGGGGATTACAAGTG GAAATTGATTATCTACCCAAAGGGGGACAAGAGCAGAGATGGCCAAGGTCATGTCTCGATCTACCTGGCGTTAGTTGACACAAACACTCTCCCGGCTGGTTGGGAGGTTAATGTAATTTTCAAACTATTCGTGTTTAATGATGATGTGGACCAGTATTTCTATAACAAAG ATGAAAGCGCAACACGTTTCCATGCAATGAAAACCGAACGGGGCTTCCCCAGATTCATCGAACTTCCTAATTTCACCAATAGTTCAAATGGATTTCTTGTAAATGACACTTGCGTCTTTGGGGCAGAGGTGTTTGTTCTCAAACAAACGCACAAAGGGGAGTGTTTATCAATGATAAAAAAACCTGCTTCTTTTAACTACACTTGGAAGATAGAAAATTTTACAGGTTTGATGTGTGATCGGCACGAATCCGAATCATTCATTGTTGGAGACTACAAATG GAAGATTATGCTCTATCCTAATGGAAATGGGGAAGGCAAGGGCAATAGCATTTCTTTGTTCCTTTGTTTAGAAGATACAATTACTCCAGCTGATactaaattgtttgtgaaatTCATCCTTCGCCTACTCAACCAAACCGGGAAAGAAGACTATAAATTTGAAA CGGATAATCTTTTCAGTTCTTCCTGCCTGGTTTGGGGCTCCCAGAAGTTCATATCACTGGCTAAACTCAAAGACCCAAAAAATTGCTTCTTATTGTGGAACTCCTGCATCATTGTAGCAGAGCTAAAATTGCTTGGATCACTAAGTGCAGTATCATGA